A window of Corallococcus macrosporus DSM 14697 contains these coding sequences:
- the tnpB gene encoding IS66 family insertion sequence element accessory protein TnpB (TnpB, as the term is used for proteins encoded by IS66 family insertion elements, is considered an accessory protein, since TnpC, encoded by a neighboring gene, is a DDE family transposase.) has translation MLLLPRAVKVYVAMAPCNLRRSFDGLSNEVREVLAKDPLSGHVFVFLNRRKNQVKLLLWTRGGFTLVHKRLERGTFTFPSQVALGATSIELDVHELAMLLEGIDVQRARTSQRWEPPGHLRSA, from the coding sequence ATGCTGCTCTTGCCCCGGGCGGTGAAGGTGTACGTGGCGATGGCGCCATGCAACCTGCGGCGCAGCTTCGATGGCTTGAGCAACGAAGTCCGCGAGGTGCTGGCCAAGGACCCACTGAGCGGCCACGTCTTCGTCTTCCTCAACCGCCGGAAGAACCAGGTGAAGCTTTTGCTGTGGACGCGCGGCGGCTTCACCCTCGTACACAAGCGCCTCGAGCGTGGCACCTTCACCTTTCCGAGCCAGGTGGCCCTGGGCGCCACCAGCATTGAACTCGACGTGCATGAGTTGGCGATGCTGCTCGAGGGCATCGACGTGCAGCGCGCGCGGACGTCGCAGCGCTGGGAGCCCCCGGGGCACTTGCGCTCGGCCTGA
- a CDS encoding ParA family protein encodes MTTSIAFFNNKGGVGKTTLICNIGAVLAHALGQRVLIVDADPQCNATQYILSENKVNSIYSNPDKNFTINSVVHPLAIGRGYSGEIIPTEGGHYGIDLVLGDPRLAIAEDLLSGDWKDATSGSTRGLRTTFLFSDLISRCGEYDYVLFDMGPSLGAINRSVLLAVDYFAVPMSIDIFSLRAIENITQVLDKWRRQLKVGLELNENPDDLNFKKQPETLRFCGYITQQYKAKKDKHGEVQPVAAYERIRSQIPAIIKKNFVDKLQPSYSNVNYELGSVENLSSLIPMSQEQRRPIFAISAQGTHNSKARKTEKLFATMAERLMENIEALR; translated from the coding sequence ATGACCACATCAATCGCTTTCTTCAACAACAAGGGTGGCGTAGGAAAGACAACACTAATATGCAACATCGGCGCCGTCCTTGCACACGCGCTTGGGCAAAGAGTACTAATTGTCGATGCAGACCCCCAATGCAACGCAACTCAATACATCCTATCGGAGAACAAGGTAAACTCCATCTACTCAAACCCAGACAAAAATTTCACAATCAACAGCGTAGTCCATCCCCTCGCAATCGGACGCGGATATAGTGGGGAGATCATCCCAACAGAAGGAGGACACTACGGAATCGATCTTGTACTCGGAGATCCGCGCTTAGCTATCGCTGAAGACCTCCTCTCTGGTGATTGGAAGGACGCAACGTCAGGAAGCACCCGAGGCCTACGAACAACATTCCTCTTCTCTGATCTAATCTCGAGGTGCGGCGAGTATGACTATGTCCTGTTCGACATGGGGCCCTCATTAGGAGCAATCAACCGCTCGGTCCTTCTTGCGGTTGATTATTTCGCGGTACCAATGTCGATCGACATATTCTCTCTCCGAGCCATTGAAAACATCACTCAAGTGCTCGACAAATGGCGACGCCAACTCAAAGTCGGCCTTGAACTAAACGAAAATCCTGATGATTTAAACTTCAAGAAACAGCCAGAGACGCTCAGGTTCTGCGGATACATTACACAACAATACAAAGCAAAAAAAGACAAACACGGAGAAGTTCAGCCAGTAGCCGCCTACGAGCGCATTCGGTCTCAAATTCCCGCCATAATCAAAAAGAACTTCGTCGACAAGCTACAACCAAGCTACTCAAACGTAAACTACGAACTAGGATCGGTCGAAAATCTGTCGAGCCTAATACCAATGTCCCAAGAACAGCGCCGCCCGATTTTTGCAATTTCAGCCCAAGGAACACACAACTCCAAAGCCCGTAAGACAGAGAAGCTATTCGCAACGATGGCGGAGCGGCTCATGGAAAATATCGAGGCGCTTCGATGA
- the tnpA gene encoding IS66 family insertion sequence element accessory protein TnpA, whose product MHGLRTTKKRGGWRQWTPDEARRELAALQRSGLPLATYARQRGISDQRLRWWRERLGEWEEAAPANGPARWVPAVLRGTSAAPMPHAEGSAAVVVRLPGGCVLELLDAAALPPTWVAELVGVLAARGG is encoded by the coding sequence ATGCACGGACTCAGGACGACGAAGAAGCGGGGTGGTTGGCGGCAGTGGACGCCTGACGAGGCACGCAGGGAGTTGGCGGCGTTGCAGAGGAGCGGGTTGCCGCTGGCCACGTACGCGCGGCAGCGCGGCATCTCGGACCAGCGACTGCGCTGGTGGCGGGAGCGCCTCGGGGAGTGGGAGGAGGCTGCGCCCGCTAACGGCCCAGCGCGGTGGGTACCGGCCGTGCTGAGGGGGACGAGCGCTGCGCCGATGCCGCATGCGGAAGGGAGTGCCGCGGTGGTGGTGCGGCTGCCGGGCGGCTGTGTGCTGGAGTTGTTGGACGCGGCTGCGCTCCCCCCGACCTGGGTCGCGGAGTTGGTGGGTGTGCTGGCTGCGAGGGGCGGGTAG
- a CDS encoding helix-turn-helix transcriptional regulator, whose amino-acid sequence MNEELATRIGSAAREARSQLGLTQAEVAEKLGLAHMVYSRLERGKMLPSVQTLLRMCAVLRIGSDALLGLVDAEEGRGARGPGVAPRLRQLTGLARKMDEEQLDALVKVAQVLLR is encoded by the coding sequence ATGAACGAAGAACTGGCGACCCGCATTGGAAGTGCCGCCCGGGAGGCCCGGTCGCAGCTCGGGCTCACGCAGGCGGAGGTGGCTGAGAAGCTGGGCCTGGCGCACATGGTCTACAGCCGCCTGGAGCGCGGGAAGATGCTGCCCAGCGTGCAGACGCTGCTGCGGATGTGCGCGGTGCTGCGCATCGGCTCGGATGCGCTGCTGGGGCTCGTGGATGCGGAGGAGGGCAGGGGGGCGCGAGGCCCGGGCGTAGCGCCCAGGCTGCGGCAGCTCACCGGCCTCGCGCGAAAGATGGACGAGGAGCAGCTCGACGCCCTGGTGAAGGTGGCCCAGGTGTTGCTGCGTTGA
- a CDS encoding serine/threonine-protein kinase codes for MTDDSTPTHEAKFADPTPENSSDLERARPQLRFTIDTTTYAALRTLERRGNGEVVLLAERRLPHGLTGHVTIKRLRNPSSFERCQRLIEEVQIAFRLHHPAIAQVHHLKIHADRPHIIAEYVDGPTLDTVISLATMREKPLCEPFALYIAAEVADALHHAHTLRDSENRPLGIIHRDVAPRNIRVARSGEVKVTDFGAAYSLMVGREETPGLLLKGDVAYASPEYLLRKPMDGRSDIYSLGLVLMELLTCKHLFDLEDAQAPNAALDVKTEEAPSVPLTQMIAFVSRYRPEDVEDAMASLPDALKAIIHRALQRKPSERYPSAAELRDALRAALAAQPQPFGRKEAAEELARLLSDASVLRDRVELDEAGIFPEGLDADEVTPAPNTK; via the coding sequence ATGACCGATGACAGCACGCCGACCCACGAAGCGAAGTTCGCGGACCCGACGCCGGAGAACAGCTCCGACCTGGAGCGCGCGCGACCCCAGCTCCGGTTCACCATCGACACCACCACCTACGCGGCCCTCCGCACGCTGGAGCGGCGGGGCAATGGCGAGGTGGTGCTCCTGGCCGAGCGTCGCCTCCCGCATGGGCTCACCGGGCACGTCACCATCAAGCGGCTGCGCAACCCCTCCTCCTTCGAGCGCTGCCAGCGGCTCATCGAGGAGGTCCAGATCGCCTTCCGCCTCCACCACCCGGCCATCGCCCAGGTCCATCACCTGAAAATCCACGCCGACCGGCCGCACATCATCGCGGAGTACGTGGACGGCCCCACGCTGGACACCGTCATCAGCCTCGCCACCATGCGCGAGAAACCGCTCTGCGAGCCCTTCGCCCTCTACATCGCCGCCGAAGTGGCCGACGCCCTCCACCACGCGCACACGCTGAGGGATTCGGAGAACCGGCCGCTGGGCATCATCCACCGCGACGTCGCCCCCCGGAACATCCGCGTGGCCCGGAGCGGCGAGGTGAAGGTGACGGATTTCGGCGCCGCCTACTCACTCATGGTGGGCCGGGAAGAGACCCCGGGCCTCCTGCTCAAGGGCGACGTGGCGTACGCCTCACCAGAGTACCTGCTCCGCAAGCCCATGGATGGCCGGTCCGATATCTACTCCCTGGGCCTCGTCCTCATGGAGCTGCTGACGTGCAAGCACCTCTTCGACCTGGAGGACGCACAGGCCCCCAACGCCGCCCTGGACGTGAAGACGGAGGAGGCGCCCTCCGTGCCCCTCACGCAGATGATCGCATTCGTCAGCCGCTACCGCCCCGAGGACGTGGAGGACGCGATGGCGAGCCTCCCAGACGCGCTCAAGGCCATCATCCACAGGGCCCTCCAGCGCAAGCCCTCCGAGCGCTACCCCTCGGCCGCCGAGCTGCGCGATGCCCTGCGGGCGGCGCTCGCGGCGCAGCCCCAGCCCTTTGGACGGAAGGAGGCGGCGGAGGAACTGGCGCGGCTCCTGTCGGACGCGTCCGTCCTGCGCGACCGGGTGGAGCTGGACGAAGCGGGCATCTTCCCCGAAGGACTGGACGCCGACGAAGTGACGCCCGCGCCGAACACGAAGTGA
- a CDS encoding B12-binding domain-containing radical SAM protein: protein MSAHVVEVVPASSGARRIILVSIDWTRDKDPRLPLGHASIVAALRKAGADVRAFSFAINLVGFDEELIMRSILDSSQGHKPEQVDVGLGVYVWNDHVVKRLLVALRRSGFRGRIILGGPQISYAGVGLEQLYPEADAFVRGFGEEAMVAIAFTSERIAFMGVHWAGQVDSGVQARAQLETLASPFLDNVIDLASGQRFIRWETQRGCPFRCSFCQHRESGSRLRRRDIPLARLEREIELFVRSGVDDIAVLDPLFNLGDHALAVLRTFRRLGYGGRLSVQCHFSTLDDEFLDACEGLDVRLEFGLQTIHDREARAVERVNHLDRVVDGIRKLHARGITFEVSIIFGLPEQTLGSFRQTIDFCLRQQVPVLKAFPLMLLRGTSLERERTRWGLEESSELIPSVIRSHTFSEQEWRRMEALAEALRRTEGEHPACVEALEDWVAPAPDTTGWWSPAA from the coding sequence ATGTCCGCTCATGTCGTCGAGGTCGTCCCTGCTTCTTCTGGGGCTCGGCGAATCATCTTGGTGTCCATTGATTGGACTCGAGACAAGGACCCGCGTCTTCCGCTGGGGCATGCCTCCATCGTCGCGGCACTGAGGAAGGCGGGGGCCGATGTGCGAGCGTTCTCCTTCGCCATCAACCTCGTCGGCTTCGACGAGGAACTCATCATGAGGTCCATCCTCGACAGCTCACAGGGGCACAAGCCGGAGCAGGTAGACGTGGGGCTTGGCGTCTACGTTTGGAACGACCATGTCGTGAAGCGGCTGTTGGTGGCGCTCCGGCGGAGCGGCTTCCGAGGGCGAATCATCCTCGGAGGGCCACAGATTTCTTACGCCGGAGTGGGGCTTGAGCAGCTCTATCCAGAGGCGGATGCATTCGTCCGGGGATTTGGCGAAGAAGCAATGGTTGCAATTGCCTTCACATCCGAGCGCATTGCGTTCATGGGAGTCCATTGGGCAGGTCAGGTGGACTCCGGTGTGCAGGCGCGGGCGCAACTGGAAACGCTGGCCTCCCCCTTCCTCGACAACGTGATCGATCTTGCCAGTGGGCAACGGTTCATTCGTTGGGAGACGCAGCGCGGATGTCCCTTCCGCTGCTCGTTCTGCCAGCATCGAGAGTCGGGCAGTCGGCTGAGGCGGCGGGACATTCCCCTGGCGCGGCTGGAGCGTGAAATAGAACTGTTTGTGCGCTCGGGAGTGGATGACATCGCCGTGCTGGATCCGCTTTTCAACCTGGGGGACCACGCTCTGGCGGTGCTGAGGACCTTCCGGAGGCTCGGTTATGGTGGGCGGTTGTCCGTGCAGTGCCATTTCTCGACGCTGGATGATGAGTTCCTCGACGCCTGCGAGGGGCTCGATGTTCGGCTCGAATTCGGCCTTCAAACCATCCACGACAGGGAGGCTCGGGCGGTGGAGCGGGTGAATCACCTGGATAGGGTGGTAGACGGCATCCGCAAGCTTCATGCGCGGGGCATCACCTTCGAGGTCTCCATCATCTTCGGTCTCCCTGAGCAGACGCTGGGTTCCTTTCGGCAGACCATCGACTTCTGCCTGCGGCAACAGGTGCCGGTGCTCAAGGCGTTTCCTCTCATGTTGTTACGAGGGACCTCGCTGGAGCGTGAGCGGACACGGTGGGGGCTGGAGGAAAGTAGCGAGCTCATTCCCAGCGTCATTCGCAGCCACACGTTCAGCGAGCAGGAGTGGCGGCGGATGGAGGCGCTCGCGGAAGCACTTCGCCGGACAGAGGGTGAGCATCCTGCCTGTGTCGAAGCTTTGGAGGACTGGGTTGCTCCGGCTCCGGACACGACTGGATGGTGGTCGCCAGCAGCGTAG
- a CDS encoding SIR2 family protein, with amino-acid sequence MIHWPSAVVSALSRNRAVLFIGAGISAGSRDAEGKRPPAWGGLLDTAAKKCTTVQRRVRALIRAGDLLTACELISGDLAEDWREFLKQQFLIKYNHNKNHEHIHNLGQQIVITPNFDKIYDIYASNQSDPVVVKWARDHDIVSDLRMGRRIILKVHGTIDHPESIIITRSEYARSRIKDYAFFKVVDSLLLINTTIFLGCGLSDPDVQLILETQALRHTPDQPHYFVTSERLTDQEKAILKSTRGLRVITYNSRNNHAELTEGLAALAEKVSIERKSFLARQIERESSAPNYSIIDIG; translated from the coding sequence ATGATTCACTGGCCATCAGCAGTAGTGAGCGCTCTGTCACGAAATAGAGCAGTACTTTTCATTGGCGCCGGAATCTCCGCCGGCTCACGAGACGCAGAAGGAAAGCGTCCTCCCGCCTGGGGGGGGCTGCTGGATACGGCTGCAAAAAAATGCACCACCGTTCAGAGACGGGTGCGAGCACTAATCAGGGCAGGCGACTTACTAACCGCATGCGAACTGATCAGCGGCGACCTAGCCGAAGACTGGCGCGAGTTTCTCAAACAGCAGTTTCTCATAAAGTACAACCACAACAAAAACCATGAACACATCCACAACCTGGGTCAGCAAATAGTCATTACTCCAAATTTCGACAAAATCTACGACATCTACGCATCAAACCAATCTGACCCAGTTGTTGTAAAATGGGCTCGCGATCACGACATTGTATCCGACCTCAGGATGGGTCGGCGAATAATTCTGAAAGTCCATGGAACCATAGACCACCCAGAAAGTATTATTATTACTCGTTCTGAATACGCGCGTTCGCGCATCAAGGATTACGCTTTTTTCAAGGTTGTCGACTCACTATTGCTCATCAACACGACCATATTTCTGGGCTGTGGATTAAGCGACCCTGATGTTCAGCTAATACTGGAGACCCAGGCGCTCCGACACACACCAGATCAGCCGCACTACTTCGTCACCTCCGAACGTCTAACAGATCAAGAAAAGGCAATCCTTAAGTCCACAAGGGGCCTACGCGTCATCACATACAATTCGCGAAACAACCACGCGGAACTAACAGAGGGACTGGCTGCACTCGCAGAGAAGGTTTCCATTGAACGAAAAAGTTTCCTCGCCAGACAAATCGAAAGAGAAAGCTCCGCGCCTAATTACTCCATCATCGACATTGGATGA
- a CDS encoding serine/threonine-protein kinase, which yields MSPRLHPVVPPGTDIGGYLVEERLGAGGFGAVYRARRGARSSALKLIPLWGLADWAEREVAILLRLKHANLVRIRGHGQWPDEAPQSFFIVMDYVEGRRLDVWAMEENPSAREVLRKVLGVARGLGAAHRAKVVHRDLKESNVVVRDADGEAVVVDFGAGGYESAPCITGGVLPPGTREYRAPEAWRFQQEHGDSRGRAYHPGPSDDLYALGVVLYWLLTGNRPFQPDEAEGVEAVLNRAPRKPQALNPRVPYALGDVCMRLLAKAPEERPPDADTLCAELEGLLAHADEAWDVKLCDAHDADTATTLAEAPQAVEDELAQWLKRRKARPRRGPRPPRDEGTHDSISNAAAIPFVPPPVARSKALRVAAWMAPWVVLIVGGLVLARGLLPSAPHSEVAVETPPVAPAIAITSWASGQEVAAPWRRLEADEAAGPLDGASTLAAVAVSATHSKEKVSVKMMKDTGMLPQPKPQRSQGTTVGKTLGLGVAACLSMACPGAQVRPTPPPADCPPGAIEAMEQLGLFAPGLERPLTTFDLSPGKDARLIKVREGATTVRMGVPWGRIPSQTLFSGELLVGPERVYGRLIEARTPENERIPVCVQFVEAQDARIGLLKREPTSDPSSAIVYSSLDLKAVRRFE from the coding sequence GTGAGCCCGCGTCTGCATCCCGTCGTGCCCCCGGGCACGGACATTGGCGGGTACCTGGTCGAGGAGCGGCTGGGGGCCGGAGGCTTTGGCGCCGTGTACCGCGCCCGGCGTGGCGCGCGAAGCTCCGCGCTCAAGCTCATCCCTCTCTGGGGTCTGGCCGATTGGGCGGAGCGCGAGGTGGCCATCCTCCTGCGGCTCAAGCACGCCAACCTGGTGCGCATCCGTGGACACGGCCAGTGGCCGGACGAGGCGCCCCAGTCCTTCTTCATCGTCATGGACTACGTGGAGGGACGCCGCCTGGACGTGTGGGCCATGGAGGAGAACCCCTCGGCGCGTGAAGTCCTGCGCAAGGTGCTCGGCGTGGCGCGCGGCCTGGGCGCCGCGCACCGGGCGAAGGTGGTGCACCGGGACTTGAAGGAGAGCAACGTCGTCGTGCGCGACGCGGACGGCGAGGCGGTGGTAGTGGACTTCGGCGCGGGCGGGTACGAGAGCGCCCCCTGCATCACCGGCGGCGTGCTGCCGCCCGGCACTCGGGAGTACCGCGCGCCCGAGGCCTGGCGCTTCCAACAGGAACACGGAGACTCGCGTGGCCGCGCCTATCATCCCGGCCCCTCGGATGACCTGTACGCGCTGGGCGTCGTCCTCTATTGGCTGCTGACGGGCAACCGGCCGTTCCAGCCGGACGAGGCCGAGGGCGTGGAGGCCGTGCTCAACCGCGCGCCCAGAAAGCCCCAGGCGCTCAACCCGCGTGTTCCCTATGCGCTCGGTGACGTGTGCATGCGCCTGCTGGCCAAGGCCCCCGAGGAGCGGCCCCCGGACGCCGACACGCTGTGCGCGGAGCTGGAGGGACTGCTGGCCCACGCGGACGAAGCCTGGGACGTGAAGCTCTGCGACGCCCATGACGCGGACACCGCAACGACGCTCGCGGAGGCGCCGCAGGCGGTCGAAGACGAGCTGGCGCAGTGGCTGAAGCGACGCAAGGCCCGGCCTCGGCGCGGGCCCCGTCCGCCACGCGACGAAGGCACGCATGACTCCATTTCAAACGCAGCGGCCATCCCGTTCGTGCCGCCTCCCGTGGCACGTTCCAAGGCCCTGCGCGTGGCGGCCTGGATGGCTCCGTGGGTGGTCTTGATCGTGGGCGGGCTGGTGCTCGCGCGTGGCCTGCTGCCCTCCGCTCCTCACTCCGAGGTCGCGGTGGAAACGCCCCCCGTTGCGCCCGCCATCGCCATCACGTCCTGGGCTTCCGGTCAGGAAGTGGCGGCACCCTGGAGGCGACTGGAAGCTGACGAGGCCGCAGGCCCGCTCGATGGAGCATCCACCCTTGCGGCCGTCGCCGTTTCCGCGACGCATTCCAAGGAGAAGGTCTCCGTGAAGATGATGAAGGACACCGGCATGCTCCCCCAGCCCAAGCCGCAGCGCAGCCAGGGCACCACCGTTGGCAAGACGCTGGGCCTGGGTGTCGCGGCCTGCCTGTCGATGGCGTGCCCTGGCGCCCAGGTGCGCCCGACGCCCCCTCCCGCGGACTGCCCTCCAGGAGCCATAGAGGCCATGGAACAGCTCGGCCTCTTCGCCCCCGGACTTGAGCGGCCTTTAACCACCTTCGACCTGAGCCCCGGTAAAGACGCGAGGCTCATCAAGGTCCGCGAGGGCGCGACGACGGTTCGCATGGGGGTCCCTTGGGGACGCATTCCTTCGCAGACCCTCTTCTCCGGGGAACTCCTCGTCGGCCCGGAGCGGGTCTACGGACGGCTCATCGAAGCGCGTACGCCCGAGAATGAGCGCATCCCCGTCTGTGTGCAGTTCGTCGAGGCACAGGACGCTCGTATCGGGCTCCTGAAGCGAGAGCCCACAAGTGACCCCAGCAGCGCCATCGTCTACTCCAGCCTGGACTTGAAGGCCGTGCGCCGCTTCGAGTGA
- a CDS encoding helix-turn-helix domain-containing protein, with product MKNQVQESLTLDYKASKALERTEKVKDEITKDVSALANSAGGTLVYGIPENKQTRLAEKVDEGVDPAVITREWLDQVITSNIQRRIDGVRINQIPLITVSPGRVAYVVHVPQSARAPHQARDKLFYKRFEYHSKPMEEYEIRDVARRQDAPDLRVRFQMDWTRRTTTAPNETWWTIALVNSSPIPCSEAVIDLQFESSFKLRHRGPLTASHHTMIDGEKGTIPFVSCRLFWSAKGGIPTFDGCPVAVSPQLFSIDHNQLRDGQYLIKWKVSAPRTTPKEAWTYYRLTHSKDSTEFGFWHEDLTEEQALALPDIRWFKNEVITTEWC from the coding sequence GTGAAGAACCAAGTCCAGGAATCCTTGACTCTCGATTACAAGGCATCGAAAGCACTCGAGCGCACGGAGAAGGTGAAGGACGAAATTACGAAGGATGTGTCGGCACTTGCGAACTCAGCGGGAGGAACGCTCGTGTATGGAATACCCGAAAACAAACAAACTCGCCTCGCAGAGAAGGTAGATGAAGGCGTCGATCCAGCCGTAATTACGCGCGAATGGCTGGACCAGGTAATCACTTCAAATATTCAGCGACGCATCGACGGGGTGCGAATCAACCAAATCCCGCTAATAACTGTGAGTCCCGGGCGCGTAGCGTACGTAGTCCATGTGCCACAAAGCGCTCGAGCTCCACATCAAGCCCGTGACAAACTCTTCTACAAGCGCTTCGAATATCATTCAAAACCCATGGAGGAGTACGAGATCCGGGATGTAGCCCGACGACAAGACGCTCCTGATTTGCGCGTTCGATTTCAAATGGATTGGACTCGGCGCACCACAACTGCACCTAACGAAACATGGTGGACGATAGCGCTTGTCAACAGCTCACCGATTCCCTGCAGTGAAGCAGTCATCGACCTACAGTTCGAAAGCAGCTTCAAACTACGTCATCGCGGTCCCCTGACTGCGAGCCACCACACAATGATCGATGGCGAGAAGGGAACCATTCCTTTTGTCTCATGTCGCCTATTCTGGTCAGCCAAGGGAGGCATTCCGACATTTGATGGGTGTCCGGTAGCCGTGTCGCCACAGTTATTTTCTATCGATCACAACCAACTCCGTGATGGTCAATACCTCATTAAGTGGAAGGTCAGCGCACCACGCACGACTCCGAAGGAGGCATGGACGTATTACAGGCTTACCCACTCCAAAGACTCGACTGAGTTTGGATTCTGGCACGAGGACCTGACCGAAGAACAGGCGCTCGCGCTGCCCGACATTCGGTGGTTCAAGAATGAGGTCATCACTACGGAGTGGTGCTAG
- the tnpC gene encoding IS66 family transposase, whose protein sequence is MAAGYLSRALLGTAPTSETTKKPRRGPVLEVLNELLAEGRTQEVVALVARLVSRNSELERLLQDAKTKGKKNEGVSTTQLKLLLDGLPANSDGDVAEVDARLRRSSGIDEEPPQAEPARPKRTRPARRPIPTNLRRVENVIPVPAPQRPCPRCAEARECVGHEVTEVIDLIPAEVIVRQDKREKLACRLCEAEVVRAPLGEKVVSGGRMGARLVAQLLVEKYYDGLPLSRQVERFERLGLEVALSTLADQVAWATEALRPVWRAAMSKVLGATVMHLDATSLPVLDSKNAKGIRLGAIWGYVGADVRDCGTEHTALCLYNSTGKREGQREGEIGPAQMLALRVGRTVADAAGIFDASFKRGDLLECGCNTHARRYFRKALDGGDKRAALPLAAFKRLFAIERRLKACTIDERRRGRQERSKPVYDDLIAWAIAHQPNEPPSSPLGRAIRYLLNHQQALRRYLEDGAIPIDNTVVERLHIRTALTRKNFLFAGSDAGGERAAIAYTLLGCCKLAEVDPVAYLADVLPRLATKKLCLRDMPALLPAEWKRSHPEAVRGKAAVTR, encoded by the coding sequence ATGGCGGCTGGTTACCTTTCCCGCGCCTTGCTAGGTACCGCGCCCACCTCCGAGACGACGAAGAAGCCGCGCCGAGGCCCGGTGCTGGAGGTGCTCAACGAGCTCCTCGCCGAGGGCCGCACCCAAGAGGTGGTGGCGTTGGTGGCCAGGCTGGTGTCGAGAAACTCGGAGCTGGAGCGGCTGCTTCAGGACGCCAAGACGAAGGGCAAGAAGAACGAGGGCGTGTCCACCACGCAGCTGAAGCTGCTCCTCGACGGACTGCCGGCGAACTCCGATGGCGACGTGGCGGAAGTGGATGCGAGGCTTCGCCGCTCATCCGGCATTGACGAGGAGCCTCCGCAAGCGGAACCAGCGCGGCCGAAGCGGACGCGCCCCGCCCGCCGCCCCATTCCCACGAATTTGCGCCGGGTGGAGAACGTCATCCCGGTGCCCGCACCGCAGCGTCCGTGCCCGCGGTGCGCAGAGGCGCGAGAGTGCGTCGGGCACGAGGTGACGGAGGTCATCGACCTGATTCCGGCGGAAGTCATCGTCCGGCAGGACAAGCGGGAGAAGCTCGCGTGCCGCCTGTGTGAGGCGGAGGTGGTCCGCGCCCCGCTGGGCGAGAAGGTGGTGAGCGGCGGGCGAATGGGCGCCAGGTTGGTGGCCCAGCTTCTCGTGGAGAAGTACTACGACGGATTGCCGCTGAGCCGGCAGGTGGAGCGCTTCGAGCGTCTGGGACTCGAGGTGGCCCTCTCCACTCTCGCCGACCAGGTGGCCTGGGCGACAGAGGCGCTCCGGCCCGTGTGGCGCGCGGCCATGTCCAAGGTGCTGGGCGCCACGGTGATGCACCTGGATGCGACGTCGCTGCCGGTGCTGGACTCGAAGAATGCGAAGGGCATTCGCCTGGGCGCCATCTGGGGCTATGTGGGCGCCGACGTGAGAGACTGCGGTACGGAGCACACCGCGCTGTGTCTGTACAACTCGACGGGCAAGCGGGAGGGCCAGCGCGAGGGGGAGATAGGCCCCGCGCAGATGCTGGCGCTGCGAGTGGGCCGCACGGTGGCCGATGCTGCCGGCATCTTCGACGCGTCCTTCAAGCGGGGGGACTTGCTGGAGTGTGGCTGCAACACGCACGCGAGGCGCTACTTCCGCAAGGCCCTGGACGGCGGCGACAAGCGAGCCGCGCTGCCGCTGGCGGCCTTCAAGCGACTCTTCGCCATCGAACGAAGGCTCAAGGCCTGTACCATCGATGAGCGGCGGCGAGGGCGGCAGGAGCGCAGCAAACCCGTCTACGACGACCTCATTGCCTGGGCGATTGCCCACCAACCCAATGAGCCGCCCTCTTCTCCGCTGGGCCGGGCCATCCGGTACTTGCTCAACCATCAACAGGCGTTGCGACGCTACCTCGAAGATGGCGCCATCCCCATCGACAACACCGTCGTGGAGCGCCTGCACATCCGCACCGCCCTGACGAGGAAGAATTTCCTCTTCGCCGGGAGTGACGCGGGTGGCGAACGCGCCGCCATCGCATACACCCTCCTGGGGTGCTGCAAGCTGGCTGAGGTAGACCCCGTCGCATACCTGGCGGACGTCCTGCCCCGGCTGGCCACCAAGAAGCTGTGCCTCCGTGACATGCCCGCGCTGCTGCCCGCGGAATGGAAGCGCTCGCATCCTGAAGCCGTGCGCGGCAAGGCGGCGGTTACGCGCTGA
- a CDS encoding helix-turn-helix domain-containing protein, which translates to MYAKLSLRIGTQVRTARHRACLSQAQLAEAIHVPTLVLSRLERGRLLPSLPTLVDLCGVLRVSVDLLLSGEGLAFPTPEGTGP; encoded by the coding sequence ATGTACGCGAAGCTCTCCCTGCGGATTGGAACCCAGGTCCGCACCGCCCGGCATCGGGCATGCCTGTCGCAGGCCCAACTGGCCGAGGCCATCCACGTGCCGACGCTGGTGCTCAGCCGCCTGGAGCGCGGCAGGTTGCTGCCCAGCCTCCCCACGTTGGTGGACCTGTGCGGCGTCCTTCGTGTCTCCGTGGACCTCCTGTTGAGCGGCGAGGGCCTGGCGTTTCCCACACCCGAGGGGACCGGACCGTAG